The Falco rusticolus isolate bFalRus1 chromosome 5, bFalRus1.pri, whole genome shotgun sequence genome has a segment encoding these proteins:
- the EFCAB10 gene encoding EF-hand calcium-binding domain-containing protein 10, with translation MAAGEQQGREYLRRHRIPELLQRLGALLLYHRPERPREFLIQALERVKAAERAEGEYPYLMDEANLAAMFSLLDVVGQGCIRPAQYREALKTLGLSTDGLQFGDDVTITLDVFKEEVKKKMRESWTVY, from the exons ATGGCGGCGGGCGAGCAGCAGGGCCGCGAGTACCTGCGGCGCCACCGGATCCCGGAGCTGCTGCAGCGCCTCGGCGCGCTGCTGCTCTACCACCGCCCCG AACGGCCGCGCGAGTTCCTGATCCAGGCGCTGGAGAGGGTGAAGGCGGCGGAGCGGGCCGAGGGGGAGTACCCTTACCTCATGGACGAGGCCAACCTGGCCGCCATGTTCAGCCTGCTGGATGTCGTGGGCCAAGGCTGCATAAGGCCGGCACAGTACAGAGAAG CTCTTAAAACTTTGGGACTTAGCACCGATGGTCTGCAGTTCGGCGATGACGTGACTATCACACTGGACGTATTCAAGGAGGAAGT gaagaaaaaaatgcgGGAAAGCTGGACTGTGTATTAG